The sequence AAATTATGAAGATTTGAAACAATTAGAAAAGGATGTAACAATGATTTGTACAGATAATGGTATTAATGAGCAAGAATCAGTGATTGATATgggtaataaatttttaattccagGTTTTATTGATACACATGCTCATGCACCACAATATCATAATGCAGGCACAGGTACagatttaccattattaaaatggTTAGAGAAATACACATTCCCAGTAGAGAGTAAATTCAAGGATTTAATATTTGCGGAGAATGTTTATGGTAAAGTTGTAGACCGTATGTTACGTCATGGTACCACTACCTGTTGTTATTATGCAACCATTCATTTGGAGGCAAGTGAACTATTGGCAGAGATTGTATCAAAACGTGGTCAACGTGCATTCATTGGTAAAGTTTGTATGGATCGTCATTCACCAGATCATTACGTTGAGACTACAGAACAATCAATTTCCAATACTAAAGAGTTTGTAGATAGAATTCTCGCCAAAGGTAACCCATTAGTTCAACCAATTGTCACACCACGTTTTGCACCATCATGTACCGATGAACTTATGGTAGCATTGGGTAATCTATCACATGAGAAACAAACTTTAATTCAATCACATCTCTctgaaaataaagatgaGATTGAATGGGTCAAATCTTTATATCCAGGTATTGAAAGTTACACTCATGTCTATAAACATTTCAATTTACTCAATGAACGTACCATTATGGCTCATTGTGTTCATTTATCAGATGAAgagattaaattaatttcaactcAACAAACTGCCATCTCACATTGTCCAATTAGTAATTTCACTTTAAGTAGTGGTAATCTTGATGTTAGAAAGGTTTTAGAAgcaaatattaaattggGTTTAGGTTCTGATATATCTGGTGGTTATCATCCTTCCATTCTTCAAGTTATTCGTGACTCTATCAAATGTTCAAATTCTCACTTTTTCAACAATGGTAATCATACACCATTAACCTTTGAAGAGGCTTTCTATTTAGCAACTGTTGGTGGTAGTAAAGTTGTAAACTTGGATCATCGTATTGGTAATTTCATTGTTGGTAAAGATTTTGATGCTCAAATCATTGATCCATTCGTTCAAAATTCACCATTTGATTGTTTCGATGGTGAAactttaaaagatattttccaaaaattcATTTATCTTGGTGATGATAGAAATCTTTCATCATTATATATTAaaggaaataaaattaaattttaaataaatatataaataatttttatttttttttatttttttttataatattattaattttattattgaattaaattttcaggtaaattaaataattttactaATTCTCTTGCAACACCATCTTGATCATTTGTATATTGTGAAACTTTATTTGCAATTGATTTAGTGATATCAGTACCATTTGCTAAACAAATACCAAGACCAGATTGTTCTAacatttcattatcattttcagcATCACCAAATGCTACGACTTTActtgaatcaattgatttagcTTTACAGAAATCAATGACTGATGTTCCTTTATTTACACCATGTTCAAGAAATTCTACATAGTATTGTTTGTAATCTTTATTCATACAATTTGATTTAACTAATGAAAGTGTTGGGAATAGTGGACGCATAGTTTCCAATAATTGATCACattctttatcatcatctaaaATGATTAAACATTTGGCTGGTGTGAAATCCTCTGGTAATGTTGAATAACttggaattaatttataGGTTGCACCAGTCATAATTGAATAACGTCTTGGTTTTTCTGCCAATTCCGGTTTATCAATACCATATACGATACCATCACCatagatatttaaaaagagaTTATTCTCTTCAACATATTTAAAGATGGCTTTGAGATTACTATTATCGATACTATGTGAGAATACTGTATTTCTACCCTCGGATTTACGACCAAAACAAATACTACCATTATATCCAATTAAATAACAATCGATCCCTAATGCTTCTTCAACTGGTGAAACTAAATATGGTGCTCTTCCACTTGCTAATAATACTAAAACTTCTTCTccatcaatatttttaaattctggTTTACTTATATATTGTAAAACTCTTTTACTATTTTCACTAACttgtttatttgaatttaaaattgtaccATCAAGGTCAAGTGCAATTGCTCTATAactcatttttattatttataatttattattatttattattacaaaaatatttaattttaatgaaaaataaaatagaagaatgaaatgaaaataaaaaaaaaaaaaaaaaaaaaatataaacgaaaaaaaaaaaaaaaaaaaaaaaaaaaaaaaaaaaaaaaaacaaattttattttatttttattttattttattttttatttattttggcaaaaaccaatttaaattaaatttattttcgaATTTAGAATGTTTAACCCTATAACcgaatgtttttttttttttgtcggGGAATCCCAACCTTTTtttcagattttttttacaactgaaaaaaaatttatttttattttttatttttttatttaaaagtccaaattcttatttttgaaccttaataatattattaatattttaagactaaattacaaattaaaagGTTGAGGTATTTTTGAAGaataacaaaatttaaattctggATCTTGGTATTCACGTTGATTCACTAAAGAGGCGGAAGAAGTTCTGCATGCCATTGAACAAAGGTCgaattgattctttaaatatttcttatctaaattcttttcagcgaaattaattaatgtatCATGCAGTATTGAAACTTTGTCTTGTCTCATACAACATGAAATACAAAATTCATAAGAATCACAACAATCTGAAACTTCACCACCTAAACATCTTGAGCATGTAAATCTTTGTACACCTATTTCTTCGTTTTctatttgattttcattatcacctctatttttattattggtagtTTTTTGATTaccttcatcattatcattatcatcatcatcatcatctctaaaatgtttattattgttaGTTGTAGTGCTAGTTTTATTTCCACCAAAACAACATCCTGTGACTGAATCCCATTGAGATCGTAAACAAACATATCCTTGATCATCTGCAATATATGTACTTCCTTGAATTGTACTTtcacatttattattttcatcattattattactactattactaccattactattcttattattactattattattattattgttattattattattattattattgttattattattattattattagtgttAGTGTTATCGTTATCATCACTACTTCTAATGTTTCTACCGGTACTTGTAAAACTATTTAATTGGTatccattatcatcattagttttttgatatttatgATTTGTTGGTCcccatttgaaattatattcatttattattgtgtttattttttcttgtttACCAAAATCTGTTAAAGGTAATGAATCAGTTTTATAAATtccaattaatattacaCCAATACCAAGTATTATCACTAAAAGAATacataatttaaatggtatTCTTTtcatgtatatatatatattttttttatttattatttgtttttttttttcttatgattttttattttatttatttatttatttatttatttatttatttatttatttatttatttatttatttatttatttatttatttatttattttttttttttttttccttactaattttattatatatatgtaaaataaaaaaaaagaaaaaataaaaaatttaaaaaattatttattttttttttttattggtataTAACATATTAATCTTATTTAtcttaattaattaaattaatgggtgaaaaaaaaaaaaaaaaaaaaaaaaaaaaattgtgaaTTAATTTGGtcttggaaaaaaaaaaaataaaaaaaataaaaaaaaataaaaaaaaaataaaaataaaaatatttgaaaaacacGGTTGCAAGCTGTTTTGTGCTGACTTTTTAGTTGAGTTATATTTGCTGCATTGTAAtcattacttttttaataattattttctattctttgattattattattattttctattctttgatttttttttttttttttttttttttttttttttttttttttttttttttttttttttttttttatttgtttattttttttatggattttttttttttttttttttttttttatggattTGCCACCGACGaagttttttagttttttcattttgacTCAAAAATCTTGaccaaattaataaatcgaTGTTGCAGATACtaatattacattttttatttataattttgagtcaaaatttaattcttttttttttttttgttttttttatttatttttatttttatttttatttttattttcattactttttttttatttatgtgATGTGCAcagttaaaaaattaaaaaaaaaaaaaaaaaaattttaaaaaaaaaaaaaagtgaaaatttaattttttttttttttttttttttaatttttttttttttaaaattaaaaataataaacactcaatacaattatattttcttttatgtAGGtagttttaaatgatttaaattgagTGTGTTTGTTTTTCTCaaactaatttttaatttaatattttataaaaaaaaaaataaaaataaaaaaataaaaaaaataaaaaatagataaatagATATAATTGATAGTGTTTGTGTttggaaaattaaataatagttaaaAATGAGTTATCCaaaccaacaacaagaacaaagTGGTtatccacaacaacaacaacagggTTATCCACAACAAAATCAGGGTGGTtatccacaacaacaacaacaacaacatcaaaggGGTGGATATCCACAACAAGGATacccacaacaaccacaggGTTATCCACAACAAAATCAAGGTGGATatccacaacaaccacaaacaCAACAATATAACCCATATAGTCAACAAACATCACCACCTACAACTACAAATTCAGCACCACCAACTACAAATTCAGCACCATTAAACCCATCTGTACAACAAACATCACCACCACAATCAATGACTAATAATACTGGAGTATAttcacaaccaccaccaactaatcaacaacaatcaccatCAAAATCACAaccaatcaataataataatatgggAGGATATCCTCAACAATCATCacaatcatcaccaccaccaacatcacaacaacaacaatatcaaggTGGTTATCCACAACAAACAGGTTATTCTCAACAACCACAaacaaattcattatcatcaccaacccaaccaccaccaccaatcaCAAATAATACATCagcaccaccacaaccaacaGGTTATTctcaaccaccaccaatgaCAAATAATACAGGTTATCAACAAACTACAAATACTTCACAACCACCAATGAACAATTATCAACAATACTCACCAAATCAACCAAGCGGTGGTAATATGtatcaacaaccacaatcacaacaatcacaacaaccacaacaaccacaacaatatcaatataatcaacaaccaccacaacaaccatatggacaacaacaacaacaacaacaacaacaacaacaacaacaacaacaacaacaacaacaaccaccacaacaaccatatggacaacaaccacaacaacaacaacaatggAATAGTAATCCAGTACCAGGTTTACAAAATTTATCACTTGGACCAAATaaccaacaaccacaacaacaatatggacaaccacaacaacaacaatatggGCAACCACCATTCGTtggacaacaacaacaacaacaacaacaaccatggcaaccacaacaaccacaacaacaaccaaatcaacaacaaattgagGATAATAGAATTAATATGTCAAAAGTGCCAAGCCCAACAGCAATTTTagaacaatttaataattatatttataagaCCAATTCAGATGtgtcaccaccaccatcaacaGTTCAACAATTAGTGATTGATCAACAAAATGCATCACCAAATTTCATTCGTTCAACATTGTATACCATTCCAGAGAATGAGGATACTCTTAATCTAATTCATATTCCATTTGCAATTCATGTTCAACCATTGGCATACAATGGTATTTCAGGTGAGGTACCAGTGATTCGTACACCAGGTGGACCAATTCAATGTAAACGTTGTCACAGTTATATCAATCCATTCAATCCATTCACCAATGGTGGTAAATATTTTACTTGTCGTTTCtgtgaatttgaaaatcaaGTACCACAAGAATACTTTAGTGCCACGCTTCCAAATGGTCAACGTACCGATTACGAACAAAGACCTGAACTTCAAAGGGGTTCCTACGATTTCATAAAGACTGAAGCAAATGCAGCTCAAGTACCGGGTTATGTTTTCGTGATTGAAATTTCACAAGTTACCATCAATAGTGGTATCGTCGAGAATGTAATCAATGCCATCAGAAGAATTCTCAATGAAAGATATGATAGTATACCAGCCAAAGTTGGTATCATCACCTACGATACAGAGGTTCACTTTTGGTCATTCAAACCAACCTATGCCTATCCACAAATGAAAGTATTGACAGCTGACAATGTTTTCGTACCAGTTAATGACGGTTTCCTCGTGGATTATCGTGAGTCTAAACAATTGATGGATTTCTTTTTCGATAATTTCAAAACCTTCTTCAAACGTCCACAACCATCGAATCAACCATTTGCATTTGGTGCCGCTGTTCAAGCCGCTGCAATGTCATTGGAAAAGATTGGTGGTAGAGTTTTCACATTCAATACTACCCTTCCAAAAGGTTCACCTGGTGCTATCGCTAAACGTGTcgaaaaatcaattcaacCATCACCAAACGGTTCACAATTCTATAAGACGGTAGCAACTGAATGTGTTGCAAAGAATGTTTCAGTGGATCTCTTTGTAATTCCAACAGAGATTTGTGATGTACCATCCTATGCTCAATTGGCAACCGCTACTGGTGGTCATATCAATCTCTACAATAATTACTCGGCCGAAGTTCACTCTGAATTACTCACAAGTGATATCATTCATTATGTTACAATGGAATTTGGTTTCAACGCAACCTCTAAAGTTAGATCCTCTAGAGGTATCACTGTTTCTGCTCATTATGGTAATATCACTGAAGAGAATGGTCTCATTCAAATGGCTGGCGTGACCtctgataaatcaattacatcagtattaaaatatgatgataaattaaaaccaaaatcaaaagCTTATATTCAATTTGCAATGATGtaagtttttattaaattatttaaataataattattatatatatataaaatatattataatatttataattaactattttattttattttatttagatatacaaatattaaagGTGAAACTAGAATTAGAATTCATAATTTAAGATTATCAGTTGATTCAGttttaacaaatttatttaaagattcaGATTTAGATTCAATTACAACCTATTTTGCAAGAGTAGCAAGTAAAGAGGTATTGACAACTACACCAACTACAGTTCGTTCAAATACAGTTGATAAAGGTGTTGATTTATTAGCATCCTATAGAAAGAATTGTGCATCCGATAAGAAGGCAACTCAATTGATCTTACCAGAGGGTATTAAATTGATGCCAATCTATATATTGTCAATGATGAAAACACCATGTTTCCGTCTTTCACCAGATATCAGTCAAGATTTGCGTTATttctatttgaatttatacaCTTCATCAGCACCTTCAAGAATTATACCATTGATTTATCCACGTACCTATCCAATTCATAATTTATTACCTGGCGATGGTTATAAACATCCAAACTATGATCACATTGTATTACCATCATTCATTAGATTATCGGCCGATCAAATCTCTCAAAATGGTATTTACATTCATGAAGATGGTAGACAAATTATGGTTTGGATTCAACAATTTGCTGCTACCAATTATCTTCGTGATCTTTTCGGTATCGAGAGTACCTTTGGTTATACCAATAGTAAATTATCACAACTCTATCATTCTTTAAATGGTCAAAACGAATATCATCAACGTATTGAAGCTATCATCGCTTCAATCACTCAACTTCGTGGTTACAAAGATAGACCTGTCATTTTCGTCGTTCAAGGTGATCCTGTTGATGCTCATCTTAGATTACAATTCCATGAAGACAAAGGTGTTGATTCTGTCTCTTACATTGATTTCCTTTGTCAAATTcataaacaaattcaaaataaattatcgtaaggtattatattaaaataataataataataataataataataataataataataataataataataataataataataataataataaaaaaattaaaaaaaaaaaaaataataaaaaaaaattaaattacaaactataaataaaaaaagagatcaaccaaaaaaaaaaaaaaagtaataattaaaatcttttaaaaatagaatgtaatgtattaatagtttttttttttttttatttattttttatttttatgttattattttctaaaaaaaaaaaaaaaaaaaaaaattaggcAAAATGATTATCAACAAACAGCTGCTGCTCTTTTGATGGCAAATACTtattaggaaaaaaaaaaaaaataaaaaaataaaaaaaaataaaaataaaaaccaatactaaaataaaaaaaataaaataaaataaaaaataaaaagatcatttttttgatcatttcttttattataaacACAATGAAAAAATTGCCCGCCAATCAttttttgatcttttttttaaattttttttttttatttttttttttttttaaaaaaaaagaactgttttttttttttattttgaattgttaaattaattttacaaaaaaacaaaaaaaaaaaataaaataatataaaaacaatcgttctttttttttttttttttttattttcacgcTGTATACaacataaataataataaaacatagCAATAACATCtagcatttttttttttttttatctttccAATTTTATGTTAGACTCCAACCCCCACATCACAAGGTGAGTAccagattttgaaaatacaaaaaaataaaaataaaaaaaaaaaataataaaaaaaaaaataacaacccaattattttttttttttttttctaatccatattaatatcatatttaaaataataaaaaaaaaatacaattagTAATTAGtttaaaggaaaaaaaaagaattatttttgtttttggtttttttttttcttttttttttttgggaaaatGAGCAATAGTTTTTTGCATtgtaaaaaatcaaatgatgaatttgcAGAGAATTTAATATGGAGAAGGAATTTATTGACAGTATTTGAAAAGTTGGGAGAAAAAGATCAAATAGCTCATGCAATGCAATATTTGATATCACAAGTTCAtggattattaaatttaaatcaattacaattttttatgGATTGTATTGTTGAAAGTAGTGaggattttaataatattggtaaGAGGGaagttataaaattattaggtACAATGGTATCAATATTTAGGAATAGATTATCATCATATCTCAATAAGATCATTTCATTCATAATTAGAAGATTAAGTGAACCAACATCATCAGGATTATTAGAGATAACATTGGAAACATTGGGTATAACTTGTAATAACATTATCATTGAAcaaaaacatttatttaaaaccaatGGTGGTATTGGAAGTTGTAATGTAAATATCAATGGAAGCAATCTATCCAATAGTCTAAGTAGTAACCcaactcaacaacaacagcaacaacaattatcaatttcaactaGTCTAATCgatgtttatttaaatccaatattaatgataatcaaTCTACCAAGTAGACATATTCAATGTGCTTCCATTCTGGCCATTCAAAAAGtgattgaaaatatttatgaTATAAATAACTTACTTTGTCCACAATTACcaaagattttaaatcaacttttgaaaaagttaataaatgttcaattaccatcatcatcatcggcTTCAATGTCTTCATTTTCAACTCAGTATTGTGTACCACATATACTTTCAACCATTTcaagtttatttaaaatggttggatcaaattatttcatttatcATAATTCTCTATCtcattctttaattgatcaaaTCAATGGTACtctaatttcaaattcaataagAACTTTAACTTCAAATGATTGGACTGCTAGAAATTCTTCTGCAACTTTATTACAAACTATTGTAGATATTCTtccaaaatcattttattttaataggATAAATGATATtctaaaatctttaaatgatTGTAAATATGATAAagtatgttttttaaatttctttatttaaataaattaaaataaaatatattaaccccctttttttgttttttttaaaaaaaaaaaaaagataaaatcaattagagATAGtgtaaataaatcaattcaattatataatgaatcacttttaaataatacaaatacaaataataataataataataatttagatagtagtaataataatcataataataataatataaacgaatcaaataataatttttataatcagCATAATCCAccaattaatattgttaGTAATATACCGACAACTCCACCATTTATAGAAgctaaatttaataaacaatttcaacagcaacagcaacaacaaaatcaatcaatttataattcaCCTTTATTAAAGTCACCACGTAAGACTTCACCAACTACACCATCAACGccaacatcaacaccaccaaTTCATTCACAACCAAGTCCATATAAAAAGTATacaccattatcatcaccatcattaagTAGTAAGAAAATTACATCTTATTCTTCAATgtcattatcatcttcatcctcTCAATCATCCAATAGTGGTAGTTTTAATATATCAAATACTACCACTACAAACCAATTACCATCGGCTTTTAAAACGAGTCCAACACCATCTTATTCAaattcaccaattttaaaaccaactacaacttcaattaatttaaataccaCTTCTAAAATACCAACAaactttaaagaatttaatatatCTTCCTCTTCATCACTTTCTACTTCgcctttaatattttcaaataataaacaagaattacatcaacaacatcaacatcaacatcaacaacatcaacaacaaattgaacaaaaacaaaaacatcaTTATCGGTACACAGATGAAGAAATAATTCATAtggttgataataataataatgagaacgaaaatgaagataataataataataatgataaaagtgataatgaagataataataataatcaagatgaaacaaatattttaactTTATCATCACTTGTGAAATCACCAAATCCAAAaccaataatattttcaccttcaaaatcaacaaataatactacaaataattcatcatcgtcatcatcatcatcatcaacaactacaacaacctcatcatcaccaaaattaaatataaaaccaAAAGAAACTattacaactacaactacaattACAACTGAAGAGAATGAaacattgaaattaattcacGAAATGATGAATTCAATGAACGATTTTATGATTGAAACTCGTGATAATattgatcaaattaaaaaaaggttagGCGTTGTTGAATCTTCAGTTTTAACActtcaaaaatattatttaacaaaatgatgataataatataacaataaactttattttatttgaattatttttaaaaaaaaaaaaaaaaatgaaaaatgataataataaatttaaaattattttaattatttaaatttgaattgtataatttttttaaaatttcttttaaaccttttttaattgataatatattttgattattttttgcaCTTATAGGTATAATATTCCATTCTTTACctttgaataaatttttagttgcttttttaaattcttctaAATGACTCTCTGCATATTCACCATCCATTTTATTGGCAATAATAATTGAGGGTTTATTAGTTAAACCAGGTTTATAATTTTCTAGTTCCTCTAAAAGACTTGAAAAATCTTTCCATGGTGTTCTATAGTGTTGATCATGgattttagatttaatttcttttttagcctcaattaaatcatcttcatcttgaATATATCCATAACGATTTGTAACCACTTTTACTTGTTTACCATCCCAAATTGCTGGTAAACCATTATTTGACATATCCAATACATAAACTATTGCTTTAGTTCTTTCAATATGACGAAGAAAATCTAAACCTAATcctaaatttaaatgtgCACCTTCTAAAATACCTGGTAAATCTGCAATTGTACTTGTtggaattgaatttattaaattattattaccatcattattattattattattattattattattattattattattattattattattattattattattattattattattactattattattattactataaccatttataatattattaatatttcttttacGTTTTGAAAGATTATTTGTACTATTAACTTTTGTTGAATTaagtttttctttt comes from Dictyostelium discoideum AX4 chromosome 2 chromosome, whole genome shotgun sequence and encodes:
- the guaD gene encoding guanine deaminase, translating into MMKANKIIKLFKGTVIHSIEIGKVEILPNSLIGIDEDGVIQHMKSNYEDLKQLEKDVTMICTDNGINEQESVIDMGNKFLIPGFIDTHAHAPQYHNAGTGTDLPLLKWLEKYTFPVESKFKDLIFAENVYGKVVDRMLRHGTTTCCYYATIHLEASELLAEIVSKRGQRAFIGKVCMDRHSPDHYVETTEQSISNTKEFVDRILAKGNPLVQPIVTPRFAPSCTDELMVALGNLSHEKQTLIQSHLSENKDEIEWVKSLYPGIESYTHVYKHFNLLNERTIMAHCVHLSDEEIKLISTQQTAISHCPISNFTLSSGNLDVRKVLEANIKLGLGSDISGGYHPSILQVIRDSIKCSNSHFFNNGNHTPLTFEEAFYLATVGGSKVVNLDHRIGNFIVGKDFDAQIIDPFVQNSPFDCFDGETLKDIFQKFIYLGDDRNLSSLYIKGNKIKF
- a CDS encoding HAD superfamily hydrolase-like, type 3, which produces MSYRAIALDLDGTILNSNKQVSENSKRVLQYISKPEFKNIDGEEVLVLLASGRAPYLVSPVEEALGIDCYLIGYNGSICFGRKSEGRNTVFSHSIDNSNLKAIFKYVEENNLFLNIYGDGIVYGIDKPELAEKPRRYSIMTGATYKLIPSYSTLPEDFTPAKCLIILDDDKECDQLLETMRPLFPTLSLVKSNCMNKDYKQYYVEFLEHGVNKGTSVIDFCKAKSIDSSKVVAFGDAENDNEMLEQSGLGICLANGTDITKSIANKVSQYTNDQDGVARELVKLFNLPENLIQ
- a CDS encoding hypothetical protein (Similar to Dictyostelium discoideum (Slime mold). cGMP-specific phosphodiesterase); protein product: MKRIPFKLCILLVIILGIGVILIGIYKTDSLPLTDFGKQEKINTIINEYNFKWGPTNHKYQKTNDDNGYQLNSFTSTGRNIRSSDDNDNTNTNNNNNNNNNNNNNNNNNNNNSNNKNSNGSNSSNNNDENNKCESTIQGSTYIADDQGYVCLRSQWDSVTGCCFGGNKTSTTTNNNKHFRDDDDDDNDNDEGNQKTTNNKNRGDNENQIENEEIGVQRFTCSRCLGGEVSDCCDSYEFCISCCMRQDKVSILHDTLINFAEKNLDKKYLKNQFDLCSMACRTSSASLVNQREYQDPEFKFCYSSKIPQPFNL
- the sec24l gene encoding hypothetical protein, with the protein product MSYPNQQQEQSGYPQQQQQGYPQQNQGGYPQQQQQQHQRGGYPQQGYPQQPQGYPQQNQGGYPQQPQTQQYNPYSQQTSPPTTTNSAPPTTNSAPLNPSVQQTSPPQSMTNNTGVYSQPPPTNQQQSPSKSQPINNNNMGGYPQQSSQSSPPPTSQQQQYQGGYPQQTGYSQQPQTNSLSSPTQPPPPITNNTSAPPQPTGYSQPPPMTNNTGYQQTTNTSQPPMNNYQQYSPNQPSGGNMYQQPQSQQSQQPQQPQQYQYNQQPPQQPYGQQQQQQQQQQQQQQQQQQQPPQQPYGQQPQQQQQWNSNPVPGLQNLSLGPNNQQPQQQYGQPQQQQYGQPPFVGQQQQQQQQPWQPQQPQQQPNQQQIEDNRINMSKVPSPTAILEQFNNYIYKTNSDVSPPPSTVQQLVIDQQNASPNFIRSTLYTIPENEDTLNLIHIPFAIHVQPLAYNGISGEVPVIRTPGGPIQCKRCHSYINPFNPFTNGGKYFTCRFCEFENQVPQEYFSATLPNGQRTDYEQRPELQRGSYDFIKTEANAAQVPGYVFVIEISQVTINSGIVENVINAIRRILNERYDSIPAKVGIITYDTEVHFWSFKPTYAYPQMKVLTADNVFVPVNDGFLVDYRESKQLMDFFFDNFKTFFKRPQPSNQPFAFGAAVQAAAMSLEKIGGRVFTFNTTLPKGSPGAIAKRVEKSIQPSPNGSQFYKTVATECVAKNVSVDLFVIPTEICDVPSYAQLATATGGHINLYNNYSAEVHSELLTSDIIHYVTMEFGFNATSKVRSSRGITVSAHYGNITEENGLIQMAGVTSDKSITSVLKYDDKLKPKSKAYIQFAMIYTNIKGETRIRIHNLRLSVDSVLTNLFKDSDLDSITTYFARVASKEVLTTTPTTVRSNTVDKGVDLLASYRKNCASDKKATQLILPEGIKLMPIYILSMMKTPCFRLSPDISQDLRYFYLNLYTSSAPSRIIPLIYPRTYPIHNLLPGDGYKHPNYDHIVLPSFIRLSADQISQNGIYIHEDGRQIMVWIQQFAATNYLRDLFGIESTFGYTNSKLSQLYHSLNGQNEYHQRIEAIIASITQLRGYKDRPVIFVVQGDPVDAHLRLQFHEDKGVDSVSYIDFLCQIHKQIQNKLS
- a CDS encoding hypothetical protein (Similar to Dictyostelium discoideum (Slime mold). inositol 5-phosphatase 2), which translates into the protein MSNSFLHCKKSNDEFAENLIWRRNLLTVFEKLGEKDQIAHAMQYLISQVHGLLNLNQLQFFMDCIVESSEDFNNIGKREVIKLLGTMVSIFRNRLSSYLNKIISFIIRRLSEPTSSGLLEITLETLGITCNNIIIEQKHLFKTNGGIGSCNVNINGSNLSNSLSSNPTQQQQQQQLSISTSLIDVYLNPILMIINLPSRHIQCASILAIQKVIENIYDINNLLCPQLPKILNQLLKKLINVQLPSSSSASMSSFSTQYCVPHILSTISSLFKMVGSNYFIYHNSLSHSLIDQINGTLISNSIRTLTSNDWTARNSSATLLQTIVDILPKSFYFNRINDILKSLNDCKYDKIKSIRDSVNKSIQLYNESLLNNTNTNNNNNNNLDSSNNNHNNNNINESNNNFYNQHNPPINIVSNIPTTPPFIEAKFNKQFQQQQQQQNQSIYNSPLLKSPRKTSPTTPSTPTSTPPIHSQPSPYKKYTPLSSPSLSSKKITSYSSMSLSSSSSQSSNSGSFNISNTTTTNQLPSAFKTSPTPSYSNSPILKPTTTSINLNTTSKIPTNFKEFNISSSSSLSTSPLIFSNNKQELHQQHQHQHQQHQQQIEQKQKHHYRYTDEEIIHMVDNNNNENENEDNNNNNDKSDNEDNNNNQDETNILTLSSLVKSPNPKPIIFSPSKSTNNTTNNSSSSSSSSSTTTTTSSSPKLNIKPKETITTTTTITTEENETLKLIHEMMNSMNDFMIETRDNIDQIKKRLGVVESSVLTLQKYYLTK